The window AACATGTTCATatacttttataaaatgtttctgttatttaaattgtattgttttgttgTTCACATTGTGATCTACCTCTCTGAGGATTTCGTCTTTTGTAATAGGTAAAGTGTTGGTGAGTGGGGGTTTTGGATTTGTTGATGTGGGTGAAGTCCTTCTTTCCAGGTTGGatctcatatttaaaatgtccaacTCTAGCTGCATGACCCTTGGTTTTTCATGTGAGGAATAACCAGAGCCaaataaaaaagatatataCAGGCCATATTTTGATCAGGGTTCAATAAACGATAAGCGATTCAGTAGCATGcattctatttttttttttgctagtaTGTAAGTTATGTAATTCCATATACATGAGATTTGTTCATGTATAACTCACTTGTCCTGTAATTCTGTTCGTCTGCGACTCTCTTCAAAGCGGCTCTCGTCTGCTGCTTTTCTGTCTTGTTGAAGAACACTCACTGTTTCAGACAGCTGCTGCGAGAAGAGGAAAATAATAAagatgcactgcaaaaaattacattcttacttagtatttttgtcttgttttaagtaaaaatatctaaaaattctctaaattaagatgtattttcttgatgaggaaAATCAGTCTAGtttgtagaaaaaaatataaaatgtaatcgaaatagtgcttaaaacaagcaaaaaaaatctgccaatggattaagaaaatatttcttgaaaaaagtttacttttttcataaacaattAATTCaagaatatttttcttattccactggcagatttgttttgcttgtttaagcacaaattcgcttaaaatctatatttttgtctagaaattagacttattttcttgggtcaatcttaatttaagaattttaagatatagacaaaaatactaagtaagaaagtcattttaataagtaaaaaattcaaatctgccaatggggaaacactttttttaaacacttaattcaagaaaatttcaagaacatttttcttgccCACACTGcagaaaatgattttcaagaaaaagtttttagtatttttgtcttgttctcagtaaaatatcaaaaagttcttaaattaagatgttttttcttcatgagcaaaatgacccaagagaataagtctagtttttacaccaaaaatatcaaatttaagtgattttgtgcataaaacaagcaaaaaaatctgccaatggggtaagaaaatttggcttaaatttgatatttttggtctaaaaactagacttaatttcttaagtcgttttgctcatcaagaaaaagcatcttagtttaagaatttttagatatttttactgaaaacaagacaaaaatactaagaaatgtttttcttgaaaatcattttttgcagtgcattggcagatatttttttagatattatattattaatgactttcttacttagtatttttgtcttgttttcagtagaaatatctaaaaattcttagcaaaaaaatctgccaatggaataagacattttttgctgaaTTTGTCTTGTATTTAGTAAATTCAAGAAACAATGtcttactccattggcagatttctttcgcttgttttaagcacaaattcacttaaatttgatatgctttttcttaaaactagacttattttattataaggtcatttgctcatcaagaaaatacatcttgatatttttactgaaaacaagacaaaaatactaagtaagaaagtaattttttgcaatgtctaaaaaatagacttattttcttaggtcatttttgctcattaagaaaatacatcttgattaaaaaatgtttagatatttgtactgaaaacaagactaaAATACTTGTTTcttaagaaaataatttttacagtgtgatggtatgttccatagtaggataaacaaatactatggaagtcaaagtGTATACCGCTAACAGTGTGCGTACCATAAGTCCAGATATCtttgtttgtgttcaacagaataaactCATATAGGTTCAGAACAACATAGGGGGATGATGACAAATCTTTTTATTATGAGGTGAACTTTCTCTTTAAGCATAAACCAAAATTACAACTTTGAAAGGGTTATAAAATCTAATATTTGTACCTTATGCTTTAGTTCCAGAAAGTGTGAGATGTTGTGGCTTTGTTGAAGCTGTGTCTCTTTGGTTTTTAGAAGGTCTGTCTGAGCTTCCAGGTGACTTTTGGTCTCTCGCAGTTTCTGGATGAGCTCTGCTCGTCTTAAACAGCTTTTTTCAAGATCAGCTTTGAGCTTAAAATCTTCTGTAGTAGAGTGTGATCGTGGAGCACCTTCTGGAGCCAGACGAGATCCAGATGACCATCTCTGCATGCCCAGCGATCCCCTAGATTCCTGTCCATACTGGCTGCTGAGAGAGCCGAGTTACGGAAAACATTCATTAATAACAATCACGCATGAATCAAACAATTTACATGCAGATACAAGTTGTGTAATTGTTTAAACACTAACCTGCTGATTTCCGAGCGGTGATTTGATCCAGATAATCCTATGCAACTCCATGCTGAAGACGTCTAAACAAGGTTAAGTTATAATATTACATATACTTGCACATATAACACTGAAATGTTGGACTCATGTCTATACCTGATTTTCATACCTTGTTGTCCCAAAAGTCAAGATCTGAGAAAGCAATGGGACTTGAAGATCTAAGGGCGTTCTGTGAAGATCCACGGCCCAGGTCAGCCACCCATCCCGGGTCACTCCTGTGTCCCAAAGGTGAGAGGCTACGTCTATCGCCTCTCCACATGGCCATATCCACAAGAGCTCCGAAATGAGTTTTCCTTGACAAATACAGATGTAAGCCACTCGGTCGCCCTGCCCTTTCCTGCCCTTATACAACACAATTTCACACTAACTAGAGACTTCTAACCCAACATACCAGGGTAACATAACACACCAAAACAATCccttgtgtttttgttgttgttgctggcATGCATATTTGGTTTTTAAAAATCAGGTAGCATGAAATGAAGGGAATAAGGGTAGACTATACTCATACCTTTTGTATCCTTGGATATGGTTGTTTATTATCCTTTTCTCTGCTTCAGTGCTTTACACACTCAATACTTTGCAATTGGCTTCTTTATTAAGCATGCAGGGCTGTTCAAAGTAAAGCCCTAGCAAGTCTCTATGGTGATGGCCCTATACTAGATACAGAGAGTGTTTGTCCAGCCCACCTCTTCAGTGAACAATCATTTTGAGCTCATAGGATTATTTATGGAAGGTATGATTACTATGACAAAGGTTCAGCGTGTACCTGCAATAATGTTACTGGCACTGGTTCTCTCTGAATGGTGCTAGCTGGTGTCAGACAGAAGACTTTAAATGATAATGCAATAAGTCATTCCACTGGAAATATTAATAATTAGTgatttaaaatgatatttttacacacattatttatgttttttacctgttttttgttttattattttgtttattgttggCTCTAAAGACAAGATGTTGAAAGCTCCCTCATTCCTACTGTAGGTCGCTTTGTAAAAATACAAAGTTTCCTAAGCCTCCTAAAtcaataaatgtacatttcaaaatagcCGACTTATTTTGAAATAGTGAAtgttgtttacattttgcaatatgttatttaaatttaaataagaaactaaatacattaaataaaaatctgtaaaaaaaaagtaataataaatgaatgaaattgaaattatttaacatttttattttaaatgtaaaattattgttGTAAAAATGTGCCTCCTAAAtcaataaatatacatttcaaaTTAGCCTACTTATTTTGAAATAGTGAAtgttgtttacattttgcaatatgttatttaaattgaaaaaaaactaaatacattacataaaaatctgtaaaaaaaattgtaataataaatgaatgaaattgaaattatttaatatttatatttaaatgtaaaatgtattgttgtAAAAATGTGCCTCCTAAAtcaataaatatacatttcaaaTTAGCCTACTTATTTTGAAATAGTGAATGTTGTTTAAATTTTGCAATATGttatttaaattgaaaaaaaaactaaatacattacataaaaatctgtaaaaaaaattgtaataataaatgaatgaaattgaaattatttaacatttttattttaaatgtaaaatttattGTTGTAAAAATGTGCCTCGTAAAtcaataaatatacatttcaaaTTAGCCAACTTATTTTGAAATAGTGAAtgttgtttacattttgcaatatgttatttaaatttaaataagaagttaaatcaattaaataaaaatatgtttaaaaaagtaataataaatgaatgcaATTGTTACcaaattatttaacatttttattttaaatgttaacatttttgcaaaaatgtaataaaataaaaaataaaaaatttattttgttaaaactgAAAGAAATGTATCTGTGCCatgtcaaaaaaataataatcagtACTATGTTTCTTAATAATTGCCATATTCACATACAATGATATTTACGTGAAACACCAAGatacgtttaaaaaaaataatagtactAACAAATACTaacaaagacaaacatttacaaAGAGAAAACTCTTATGTTGACTGAGATCGatatttatttacagtatttattgcCGTTTTGCATCTTTTTAAAAGTGAGTGCTCCAATTGGTGGAGCAGCCGTGTGCATGTCATccgccgtttctcaatccgaaggctgcatcctccggaggtcgcattttcaggctgcatacgtcataaagACAGTcctatttcaaaatattaacaattataaagttgactactattcttagttaattgtaaattgttgtaatatgcttatgtcTTGCGAATGTTTTGCTCAGTGAACTTAAATAAgtggcttgatgacgtatgcagcctgcatttACGACCTCCGGAGACTGCAGCCTTCGGACTGAGAAACGGGCATGGTTCACGTTCGTTGACGTCACTCGTATGCTACACCAGTCTGCGCGTGCGCGGTGTACATGTGAGAACGAAAAGCTGGTCGAGAGCGAAATATAAATGTTGTGGAGCAAAtttaacatttgtttttatatgcTGTCGAAATGTACAGGGTAATAGGCACGTGCTTACGCGTTCGATCCTTTTCTAACGCCTTTCAATGTTCTTTAAAGCGTCTTTATGTGTGCAGCACCCAATCGGAGGACGCATTAAAGACCTTCATTATAGACAACACAGAAATAGTGAACGGCCGAAGTTTAACCCCAGAGATTTCTTTAAGGCTCATCACACCCAACTGTCGGTTTTGGACAGAAAAACCTGAACTATGGCCTTTCTCTGATCCTTTTTGGGCAATATATTGGCCAGGTGGACAAGCACTTGCTAGGTAATAGTCTTTAAATtaagcaaaatataaaaaaataatgaaggtTATCCCATATCTGtagtatatttttgtatttacaataggaaatatatactgtatgcatactacagtatttaatgtatttactatagtaaactgaaGTAAATCCTCTAGTATACCTTGATATTTACTATGAAAAAATACTACATTATCTACTAAATGCtgaagtatactacagtatttcgTTATGTGGCATGGTACATCTTGCCACATGCATACTAATGTTAAATCTACTCTCATTTTTGGTTTATAAtccattaaaacattttttgcataGGTATCTCTTAAATAACCCAGAGGTTTCTAGAGGTAGAAGAGTTTTGGATCTTGGTTGTGGCTGTGGAGCATCCGCCATTGCTGCCAAACTCACTGGAGCTTCCCATGTGGTGGCCAATGACATTGATCCAAGTAAGGGTTTCTGCACAAATGACCTCCCTACTGCACATTCATTTCCTTGTAACTAAACTTGTGCCTTATCTTGACGAGCTCTTTggaaaaaatatacataaatgctttgtttgatttgatttcagtTGCTACTGTTGCCACCAAAATGAACTGTGAACTGAACGGTCTGGATCCCTTGCCATGTGTCACGGAGAATATGATTGGTTCAAAGCCTGATAACTGGGACCTCATTCTTTTAGGAGATATGTTTTATGATGAAGTTCTGGCTGATGACCTGCATCAGTGGCTCCACGACTGCATTCTCACACACGGTACCCAGGTGCTTATTGGTGACCCGGGACGAGCTCAGTTTGAGAGCCATAACATTAGAAAACTATTATATAAGGTCGCTCACTTTGAGTTACCTGACTCGGTCAAAGAGGAGAATTATGGACTAACTAGTAGCACAGTGTGGTACTACAAACCCGACccttaatatttttatttgccATGTGTGCAcatctgtttgtatttttggtAATCTGGtgcttgttgatatgttttttgaaataaaagcaatttcatgtaatttttttagtacatgtatgtttattatatatttattacagtACAGTgctgttgaaaataaaaaaaaggaaacattcttacataataaatatattcataatgttaaattattttttacacaaactGGGAAAGCGAAAtattttttagtattttataTCATTAATTGTGTTGTCTTTTTGAGATCAGATTCAGTATACAGTCCAAGACACTTGTTGGATCTTGTCAGGGCCAATAAGGTTTTGGAGCGCCTCTCTTGATTTATCTGAATGAGAACCCATAAAGCAGGTATAAATACACTGATAGAGTTATGTGGCCATTTGTACctgtacagtatatataaaagtactttttttggaATATCTTTTATAATTTACGTTGCAATTTATGTCTGGGATCATGTGACTAACCTGTAATGAGGGGACATCCATGGA is drawn from Misgurnus anguillicaudatus chromosome 6, ASM2758022v2, whole genome shotgun sequence and contains these coding sequences:
- the etfbkmt gene encoding electron transfer flavoprotein beta subunit lysine methyltransferase — encoded protein: MYRVIGTCLRVRSFSNAFQCSLKRLYVCSTQSEDALKTFIIDNTEIVNGRSLTPEISLRLITPNCRFWTEKPELWPFSDPFWAIYWPGGQALARYLLNNPEVSRGRRVLDLGCGCGASAIAAKLTGASHVVANDIDPIATVATKMNCELNGLDPLPCVTENMIGSKPDNWDLILLGDMFYDEVLADDLHQWLHDCILTHGTQVLIGDPGRAQFESHNIRKLLYKVAHFELPDSVKEENYGLTSSTVWYYKPDP